One segment of Schistocerca nitens isolate TAMUIC-IGC-003100 chromosome 3, iqSchNite1.1, whole genome shotgun sequence DNA contains the following:
- the LOC126249580 gene encoding uncharacterized protein LOC126249580 — protein MRKHQYRYIERYPDRVDMLLTLMEFWSRLHSLNENISELLHELRRENARMAAEAAAVDAAAANGGPIVEFPPDSDDKPEEKHQQAEEDDTEEGATGGQPR, from the coding sequence ATACATCGAAAGATACCCAGATCGAGTAGATATGCTACTCACGCTGATGGAATTTTGGTCCAGACTTCACTCACTGAACGAGAACATCAGCGAACTGCTGCATGAACTGCGCCGTGAAAATGCCCGGATGGCGGCTGAGGCTGCCGCCGTGGATGCTGCCGCTGCGAATGGGGGCCCCATTGTAGAATTCCCTCCGGATTCCGACGACAAGCCGGAGGAGAAGCACCAGCAGGCGGAGGAGGACGACACAGAGGAGGGCGCCACCGGCGGCCAGCCCCGCTAG